The genomic stretch ATTCCTTGATGTTCTCGATGCGGCCTTTCGCCTCTTCCGTCTTTTCGGCCTCCAACTCACGCACATAGCCTGTGCGATTCAAGATAGCTTCGACGATCTGGGTGACGAGCAGCGACGGCGCTTCCCGGCGCAGTTCCTCGATCATTTGGCCAAAGGCAGACAACGCCTTGACGGCCCGGGACAGCCCCGGCACTTCGCCGACCCGCGCCAGGGCCTCGCCGACAGTCCAGCCCTCACTGTCAGCATGTTCGAGCAGCTTTTGCACTGTCGCATCGCCGATGCCTCGCTTAGGCACGTTGACGACGCGCCGGAAGCTGACCGCATCGGCAGGGTTGGAGATAAAGCGTAGATAAGCGACAATGTCCTTGATCTCCTTGCGCTCATAGAAGCGCAGGCCGCCAAAGATGCGATAGGGGATGCCGGCGTACATGAAATGTTCTTCCAACACCCGCGACTGGGCGTTGGTTCGGTACAAGATGGCGAAGTCGCGATAGGGGCGGTTTTCCGACTCAGAAAGCCGCTTGATGGTCCGGACGATATAGCGCGCCTCGTCGTGCTCTGTTTCGCCTTGATAGGCGACGATGGGCTGGCCTGACGGGTTCTGGGTCCAGAGCTTTTTCGATTTGCGCCCCCTGTTGTTGCCGACGACGGCGTTGGCCGCTTCGAGGATCTTGCCGGTGGAGCGGTAGTTTTGCTCCAACTTGAGCACGACAGCCTCAGGGTAATCGCGCTCAAAGTCAAGGATATTCTGGATATCAGCGCCCCGCCAACCGTAGATGCTCTGGTCGTCGTCACCGACAACACAGAGGTTGCGGTACTTATCGGCGAGCAGTTTCACCAGCACATACTGGGCATGGTTCGTGTCCTGATACTCGTCCACATGGATGTACCGGAAGCGGTCCTGGTAGTTGTCAAGGACATGGGGAAACTCCCGAAACAGGCAGACACCGTTGACGAGCAGATCGTCAAAATCCATAGCGTTGTGGGCTTTTAATTTCTTTTGGTAAATATGGTACACTTTGGCAGATATTTGCGCAAAATGATCATAGGCCTGCCTTTCAAAGGCGACGGGACCCACGAGCCTGTTCTTGGCCGAACTGATGGCGGCGCCGACAGCCTGAGGCTTGAAGCGCTTCTCGTCGATGTTGAGCTCTTTCAAGCACTCCTTGAGCAGGCGCTGCTGATCATCATAGTCATAGATGACGAAGCTCCGGTCATAGCCGAGCTTTTCCCCGTCTTTGCGCAGGATGCGCATGCAGGTGGAGTGAAAGGTGGACACCCAGACATCGTGGGCGCGTGGTCCGATGAGGCGGCCCAACCGTTCCCGCATCTCTGCGGCCGCCTTGTTGGTAAAGGTGATGGCTAGTATATGAAAGGGACTCACCCGGCATTGTTCGATCAGATGGCCGATGCGGTGAGTCAAGACGCGGGTCTTCCCGGAACCAGCCCCGGCAAGAAGCAAAAGAGGCCCCTCTTGGTGCAGGACGGCCTCGCGTTGAACCGGATTCAGGGAGTGTAAAAAATCGGTCGACAATGGTTTTCCCCCTTCTGGATGCCCTCCAACATGGTCTTTATTGTACCACAAAATGGGCTTTTGTGAGAAAAGGCAGTCGCGGCGGCGGTTTAAAATGCTGGACCCCGCGGGAAAACTAGGCGCAGTGAAGGTGACAGGAGGAGAGACAAGGATGCGGTACAATCCGGTCTATTCGGCATTTGAAAAAATCCAGGCCATGAACAGTCTGAAAAACTATCAACGCCTGCTGGACGAAGAGATCCGCAAGTCGGATCCGAATCTGGAAGTGATCAAGTACTACCGCTCTCGCCTCAGCCGTTGCCGGCAGATCCTGGGGGGACGGGGGTGACCGCTGGCCTGAATAAACATACAAGAAGGAGTGGCTGTACGCTTAGGCAGAACAGTCACTCCTTCTTTTGGTGAGGATGAGGAGTTATTTGTACCGGTCCTTATCCCCCATCCCATCGGCGGTGATCTGGTTGTGAAAGCCCTCTTCCACCTCATGCTCCCGGACAACGGCATCGAAGGTCTCCAAATCCGACTTCTGGGCCGGGATGGTCTCCAGGTTGTTCCGGGCGCGGGGCGTGAAGTCGGCGCCCAGTTCCGCTTCGGCCCGCGCCTCAGCGTCATTCATGGCGTTGCGGGTTGTCGGCCCTTCCGCATCCTGTCCCGGAATAGCCCGCGCCTTCATATGAGGGATGCCGAAACCGAAGTTGCCTTCCCCGCTGAAACCGGCCGTGCCCGCCGATATGATGCCCGGCGTCTCTCCCTCACCCGGGTTGGGCAGCGCGTCGAGCTTGCCCTTCGGCAGTTCAAATTGATCCAAGTCCCTACTCATAGGCGTACACCTCCCGGATCTAGTATCCGGGGCGGCTATTCGCCTTATTCGCCGGGAATGGCCAGATTTCCCCGCTCTTCCAAGGTGTCCATGCCGTGGGCCTTGATCATGCGGTTGGACAGGGTGTAGAGAGAATCATTGATGAAAAGGATACGGTTGACGAATTTCTCACTGTCATAGTAGTACTGGCCAGCCTTCTGATAATCCTCGTCGCTCAAGTGGGTGATCCGCCCGCGCAGTTCGAAACCCTTTTCCAGACCGACAGTGTACACGTAAGCGCCCTGAAAGGCGAAGGTGCCGTAGGCGGGAACAGGGGAGACTTTTTCACCGGAGGGTGCGCCGGTCGGCTTATCCACTTCCATCAACTGGACCGGGAAGGCGAGCAGGCGCTTCTCCTTGCTGAAGAGGAGTGCCCGGTGGTCGTAGAGCAGTTCCGAGTCGGTACCCCGGTCGCCGATGAAGGCCACATGCTTTTCGACGGGATGCTCCACGTCGGATACGTCGAAAAGGGCCATCTTCATGCCCTGGTAGTAGGCGTTCGTGCCGATGACGCGGCCTTCATGGTCGGTGATCGATTGTTCGATTGTGTCCTTGCCGAAACCGATGATATGGTTATCGTCATAAGGGTGCAGATAATTGCTGTAGCCGGGGATCTTCAGTTTGCCCAGGATACGGGGCGCCTTCGGCTCCTTCAGGTCGATGACAAAGAGGGGATCGACAGTGCGAAAAGTGACCATGTAGGCCTTCTCGCCCATGAATCGGACTGAGTAGATCTGCTCGCCCGGCGCGATGCCTTCAAGCTTGCCCACCGGCTTCAGGGACTCATCGAGGATGTAGAGGTTGTTTTTCGATGTGTCAGCGCCCTGCGCCCAGGGGCTGCCGACAGTGGTAGCGATGCGGAAGAAACCGTCCTTTTCGTCCATGGAGAACTGGTTCAAAACCCGGCCGGGCGCCTCGCCCATGCCGACATAGCGCGTCTTGGCGCCTTCGAGGGCGAACTTGAAGAGGCGCGTCTTTTCTTCCGGCGCCGTCTGCGGCCACGCCCTCTCGCCCCCCATGATCCGGAAAACAGGGCCGCGGTAGGTGTGCAAGGCCACGTAGAGATTTTTGGTGGAGGCATAGACGGTCTCACCGGCGCCCAAGTAGGTTGACAGGTGGGGCGATTCCTTGGGGTTCTCTGTATTCACCGCGGCCACGATCAGGTAGTTCGGCTCCATAAAGTCCGGAAAACAGCGGATCTGGTCATAGCCGATGCGCGCTTTTTCGGCGCCTGTCGCCGTATCTTTGTACCAAGGAAGGACTTCAGGGGTCTCCTTTTCCGGAAGACTGACCCCAAGATAACGGTTAGCGATAAGATATAAAGATGCACCGATCTTGCGGGAAGACACGTAGTTGCCTTCCAAGATGGTCTCTCGCAGCTTTTGCGGATGGGCTTTATTAGCGATATCGTAGACAATGGCCTTCACCGTGCCCTGGTAAGGGCGGTACGGGGGCGCGATCATGGCCCTCTTCGCGGTTCCATCAGTGGGGACGAAAAAGGCCTCATCACGGCCGCTGCCGATGACGATGAGGTGTTCGGCGTCTACATAGATCTCCCGGGGAGCAAAGAAGGCATCATCAAAGGTGATGACTGAGGCGATGGCCAATTGGCCGACCGGGTGGGCTTTGGCGATGATGACGCGCCGATTGTTCACCTGATAGATGTACCCGCCGTCAGTCTTGACAATGTCGGCTTCATCGACACCCTCGACCTGCACGTTCGTCGTGGAATAGTCCCGCTTCGCAACGGACGCTTCCGCGCCGGAAGGCCTGTCAGCAGACGGCGCCTGCGCCGAAGGCGCTGACGTTACGGCCCGACGTTCTGCCCAACCTGCATTCGCTTTGGTCGCCGATTGCGCTGCTTCCGGCGCCGCACCGCCCTTATACCTGTTCGCGTGAGCAGCAGCTTTTTCAACCCATCGCTTAAGATTCCCATAGGATCCGACGACCGGAAGTCCTTCTTGGTCCGTCGATCCGCCTGCTGCGAGGGCTTGGCACCCCGACATCAGGACACTGCTGAAAATGGCCGCGATCAGCGCCCGGCTCACCCAACGCTTTTGCTTTTTCAAGATACCCAAGGGATTCTCCACCTTTCCCGTGATTCGTCTACACTCTAAAGACGTTCCGGGCGCCTCTTTCGTTCCCATGATCAACTGCTTGATCCATCAGACTGTTTTTTCTCGGCTGAGGGAATCCTTTTTTTCCATTACCGATTTCAACAGATATAGTGATACGAAGAGATTGTAACATGATCCCTTTTATGCTATGGTAATATTAAGAATTCCTGAACATAGCTTGTGCAGGAGGTGATCGTAACATGGCTCTGGAAAGGACCTTTACCCCGACGAATCGACCCTGTCCCATCCACCCTTCTTTCGTCCATCCCGGTCTTTCTTCCCACTTCTCTTCTCACTGCCTCTCTCTCGAAGCCTGCAACCGTTGCGACCCGCAGCAGTGTGTCGTCGGATTGATTCGCAATATGTCGGAGCAGGTGATGTTAGAAAGCCGCCGTAACCGGGTAAAAAAGGCCTCGCAAGGGGAGAGGCGCTCCTTCAGCCGCCAAGAGGCGGTGGAACTGCTGGCCCTCTTTTTGGTCCGCTGCCGTCACTGCGGCAAGGGACACGAGGAAGAATGCGAACTCAACCTTGCCCGGCTCGGTCTCGAGTACGCCCTGACGGGCCATGGCGACCTGTTCAGCTACCAGGGAAACCCCGTCCTCTTTCTCCTCAACCTGCGCAAATCGGACCCGGCGCTCGCCGACGAAGTGGTGTGCGAGTATGACCGCTTGCGCAGGATCTCCGACGTCCGGTAGGCGGTACAGGCAGCACAGGTGCAGGCATAACAAAAGCGGTCCCTTCGGGGCCGCTTTTTTATGCCCATGATTGCGCTATCTGCACCATTTCGCTGTTATCATGTTCATCAGACCGTTCCCTTACTTCTCTCGCAGCCGCGTCGTCAACAGCAGCCCGAGCGATGCGATGACAAGAAGCGCCGTAAAGATATCGACAAAGCCATCTTTTGGCTGTCCAAGGCTCGTCGCCGTCGCCAACAGACCGCCCATCACGACAGGCCCCAAGGTATTGCCGAGGGAGCGGATGACGGTCATCACCGCCAGGCCGCTCGACACCTCCCGCCTGTCCACCTCGCCCATGACCAGGACATTCAGCGGCGAGCCGACGATGAGACCCAAGCCGCCGCCGAGCAGGATGAAGCCGAAGGTAACGATCATGATATAACGGGTCGACACATCCGCCGGCGATCCGATCTGCTCGACCAGGACGGCAAGGACGACAGCGCCGACGGCAGTGGCGCCGAACCCGAGAGAAAGGGTCCGGGAAGCGCCGAAGCGATCGACGATAAGGCCGCCGAGGGGAGAGGTGACGACGCTGGCCAGCGCCAGCGGAACGACCATGTAAGAGGCCTTCCCCGGAGGAAAGTGGAGGACATACTCCACATAGGCGGGCATGAAGAGGACCGTCAGCATGACCATGCCGGAGAGCGCGGCCAGCAGGAAAATGGTCAACAGCCGGGGGTTTTGGAAGTAAGCAGGGTTGACGATAGGGTCTTCGGCATTTCTTTCCACCCAAAAAAGCAGCGGGATCAGGAGCAGCCCGGCCAGCAAAAACAGATAGACGTTCGGCATCCAGACGCCGGACCAGCCTTTTTGCCCCTGAATGTGGGTAAGTCCCAGCATGAAGCAGAAGATGACCATCCCGACGAGCAAAGCGCCCTGCCAGTCCATGGCTTTTACCTGAGGCTCCACCTCTTCGGGAAGACCGAAGGCCAGCACGATGAGCAGCGCCGCCGCCGGGACGTTGATCAAAAACAGCCAGGGCCAGGACAGGTACTGAATGACGACGCCGCCCAAGATCGGCGCCACGATAGAGGCGATGCCCCAGGTGGCCCCGTAGAGGCCGAGCGCCCTCCCCCGCCGCTCTTGGGGAAAAGCGAGGCCGATTTCGGCGACAGCCACCGGCAGGATGCCGCCGCCTCCCAGGGCCTGCACCGCCCGGCCGACGAGCAGCAGATAGAGGCTGTCCGACAGGGCGCAGAAAAGAGACCCGACGGCAAAGAAGGCCATCCCGGTCATGAAGATGCGCCGCCGGCCATAACGGTCAGCGAGCTTGGCTGTGATCGGCATGGACACGGCGTAGACGAGCGTATAGACGGTGACCGCCCAGACGCACCATTTGGGAGATATGTTGAAATCACGGACAATCGTCGTCAGCGCCGGCCCGATGATGCCCTGGTCGAGGGCGCCGAGGAACACGCCGGACAAGTAGGTGACGAGGATGCGAATCTGCTGGATGGTCAAAGAGAAACCTTCTTTCGGTCGGCTGTCGCTGTTCGGCCAGGTTATCGCTGAAGCCGAAGACATTCGTTATTCTTTTTCGTCAAAACAGCGGAAATATCCTGCGCGAAAGGAAAAGCATTGCCGATTGTCGAAATAAGTCGGTAGAATTACCGAAACAAGAGGGATCCTGATGAATCCTATAGGTTTCTGTAGGTTGCGCAGGAGCCTGAAGTTCAAAAACCTGGAGGAACAAAATGACACGGGAACATAGCAAAAAAAGCGCCAAGGAACTGCCCCACCCCTTGATGCGCAACTCGAAGGCACCGAATAACCGCACCCTTTTTCTGGAGCCCGAGGACTGGCAGCGCTACAGAGCGATTCCCTCAGTGGATGAACTCGCCGTTGAACATACCGCTGATGAATCAAAGGCTGTCGAACTCACCGGTGACGTACTGATTGGTGAAGCACTGACCCGTGACGCAGGGATTGGCGCTCAACCGGCCTGCCGCTGGCAGGCGGATCGGATTTACTGCGGCGACGCCCTGGTCGGCATGTCCCGCCTGCCCGCCCGGTCGGTCGACCTGATCTTCGCCGACCCGCCCTATTTTGGCCTGAAAAAAGATTTCGGGTCAGGCAAGCGGTCGAACCCTTGGAAGACGATAGAGGAATACATGGAATGGACCCGCGCCTGGTTCGCCGAGGCGGCCCGCTTGCTCAAGCCTCATGGTGCCATCTATGTCTGCTGTGACTGGGAGTACTCAGGGCGCGTCCAGGAAATGCTCTCCGACTCCTTCGATGTGCTCAACCGGATCACCTGGCGGCGCGAGAAGGGCCGCGGCGCCGCGAAGAACTGGAAAAACAACATGGAAGACATCTGGTTCGCCGTCGTCGACAGCAGGCAGTATATCTTCAACCTGGAAGACGTGAAGTTTCGCAAAGAGATCATCGCCCCCTACACGACGACAGATGGCAAGCCGAAAGACTGGGTAGAGACGGAAACAGGCGAACGCTTCCGCATGACCTGCCCGCCCAACATCTGGACCGATCTGACGGTCCCCTTCTGGTCCATGCCGGAAAACACGCCCCATCCGACTCAGAAGCCGGAGAAACTTGTCGAACGGTGCATCCTGGCCAGCAGCAACCCCGGCGCCCTGGTGCTCGATCCCTTTATGGGCTCCGGCACGACGGCCGCCGTCGCCCGCCGCCTTGGGCGGCACTTCATCGGCTTTGAGACGAACGAGGACTATGTCCGGCTGGCGATGAAGCGGCTGGACCGGGTATCCCTTTGCGGTCCGGCCTAAACCGATCATGACTGGACTTGATAGAGCCTGCGTCAGTCCGACTGCTTCGGCAGCGCACAGTCATAATTTTTCCCTTGCCAACTGTTCCGCTCTTCCAGCAATCGGTCGATCCCCTGCAAGGTTCCCCATTTGCGGCTGATCCACTGGGGGGCGACGAGCAACTCTCTGGGGGCGTCCCCCGTCAGCCGCTGGATGACCATCTCCGGCGGCAGGATCTCCAAGGTGTCCACGACGAGCCGGATATAGCTGTCCCGATCCAAGAGCGGCACCTGCCCCGCCGCGTGCCATTCGGCGAGGCGGGTGCCTTTCATCACATGAAGGGAGTGGAACTTGACGCCCTGCACATCCATGGCGGCCACCGCTCTTCCCGTCTCCAGCATCGCCTCCTCCCCTTCGCCGGGGAGGCCGTAGATGATGTGGACGCAGACGCGAATGCCGCGCGCGCGCAATTTTTCCAGGGCTGCGTAGAAGGTCGCCGCGTCATGGCCCCGGTTGATCCGCCGCAAGGTGTCGTCGTGGATGCTCTGCAACCCCAACTCCACCCAGAGGTAGGTGCGGCCGTTCAGTTCCACCAGCAGGTCGAGCACGTCGTCCGGCAGGCAGTCGGGCCGAGTCGACAAGGAGAGCCCCACGACGCCTTCCTGAGCCAGCGCCTCTTCATAGAGCCGGCGCAGCAGACGGGGATCGCCATATGTATTAGAAAAAGCCTGGAAGTAGGCGATGTACTTGCCCTGAGACCACTTGCTTCTCAGCCGCTCCCGTACCTGCCGGAACTGATCGCGGATCGCTTCGGAGGGATCGCCGGCGCAAGCGCCTGAGCCCTGGGGACAGCAAAAGACACAGCCTCCCCTTCCGGCGGTGCCATCGCGATTCGGGCAAGTCAGGCCGGCGTTGAGGGACACCTTCATCACCTTCTCGCCGAAACGGGCGCGCAGGTGCTGGTTCCAAGAATGATAGCGCTTGTCCCCCCAGAACCGGGGGGGCTTTTCATTATTTGCAGTCAATGAGGATTCCGCCTTTCGTCAGGCCTTCGGCAACACCTTTCGGGTATTCGGTCTTTTGGCTGCACAAGATGACAGGGACTCCGTAACAAAACTGTCACAATG from Heliomicrobium modesticaldum Ice1 encodes the following:
- a CDS encoding MFS transporter, giving the protein MTIQQIRILVTYLSGVFLGALDQGIIGPALTTIVRDFNISPKWCVWAVTVYTLVYAVSMPITAKLADRYGRRRIFMTGMAFFAVGSLFCALSDSLYLLLVGRAVQALGGGGILPVAVAEIGLAFPQERRGRALGLYGATWGIASIVAPILGGVVIQYLSWPWLFLINVPAAALLIVLAFGLPEEVEPQVKAMDWQGALLVGMVIFCFMLGLTHIQGQKGWSGVWMPNVYLFLLAGLLLIPLLFWVERNAEDPIVNPAYFQNPRLLTIFLLAALSGMVMLTVLFMPAYVEYVLHFPPGKASYMVVPLALASVVTSPLGGLIVDRFGASRTLSLGFGATAVGAVVLAVLVEQIGSPADVSTRYIMIVTFGFILLGGGLGLIVGSPLNVLVMGEVDRREVSSGLAVMTVIRSLGNTLGPVVMGGLLATATSLGQPKDGFVDIFTALLVIASLGLLLTTRLREK
- the pcrA gene encoding DNA helicase PcrA, with amino-acid sequence MSTDFLHSLNPVQREAVLHQEGPLLLLAGAGSGKTRVLTHRIGHLIEQCRVSPFHILAITFTNKAAAEMRERLGRLIGPRAHDVWVSTFHSTCMRILRKDGEKLGYDRSFVIYDYDDQQRLLKECLKELNIDEKRFKPQAVGAAISSAKNRLVGPVAFERQAYDHFAQISAKVYHIYQKKLKAHNAMDFDDLLVNGVCLFREFPHVLDNYQDRFRYIHVDEYQDTNHAQYVLVKLLADKYRNLCVVGDDDQSIYGWRGADIQNILDFERDYPEAVVLKLEQNYRSTGKILEAANAVVGNNRGRKSKKLWTQNPSGQPIVAYQGETEHDEARYIVRTIKRLSESENRPYRDFAILYRTNAQSRVLEEHFMYAGIPYRIFGGLRFYERKEIKDIVAYLRFISNPADAVSFRRVVNVPKRGIGDATVQKLLEHADSEGWTVGEALARVGEVPGLSRAVKALSAFGQMIEELRREAPSLLVTQIVEAILNRTGYVRELEAEKTEEAKGRIENIKEFLSVTKEFDRTADDKTLEEFLAGVSLVSDTDNYNEDEDAVVLMTMHSAKGLEFPVVFVAGMEEGVFPHSRVQFEETQVEEERRLCYVAITRARERLYLARAWRRTLFGNTVSNKPSRFLEEIPASLLVEEDDRAKRDSLFSDATLSSSAAAAASANKAVGASGFGDAVEFTVGDKVQHGKFGLGIVVKASGSGENQELSVAFPQQGIKKLLLKYAGLKRV
- a CDS encoding beta-propeller domain-containing protein encodes the protein MGILKKQKRWVSRALIAAIFSSVLMSGCQALAAGGSTDQEGLPVVGSYGNLKRWVEKAAAHANRYKGGAAPEAAQSATKANAGWAERRAVTSAPSAQAPSADRPSGAEASVAKRDYSTTNVQVEGVDEADIVKTDGGYIYQVNNRRVIIAKAHPVGQLAIASVITFDDAFFAPREIYVDAEHLIVIGSGRDEAFFVPTDGTAKRAMIAPPYRPYQGTVKAIVYDIANKAHPQKLRETILEGNYVSSRKIGASLYLIANRYLGVSLPEKETPEVLPWYKDTATGAEKARIGYDQIRCFPDFMEPNYLIVAAVNTENPKESPHLSTYLGAGETVYASTKNLYVALHTYRGPVFRIMGGERAWPQTAPEEKTRLFKFALEGAKTRYVGMGEAPGRVLNQFSMDEKDGFFRIATTVGSPWAQGADTSKNNLYILDESLKPVGKLEGIAPGEQIYSVRFMGEKAYMVTFRTVDPLFVIDLKEPKAPRILGKLKIPGYSNYLHPYDDNHIIGFGKDTIEQSITDHEGRVIGTNAYYQGMKMALFDVSDVEHPVEKHVAFIGDRGTDSELLYDHRALLFSKEKRLLAFPVQLMEVDKPTGAPSGEKVSPVPAYGTFAFQGAYVYTVGLEKGFELRGRITHLSDEDYQKAGQYYYDSEKFVNRILFINDSLYTLSNRMIKAHGMDTLEERGNLAIPGE
- a CDS encoding TIGR01212 family radical SAM protein (This family includes YhcC from E. coli K-12, an uncharacterized radical SAM protein.) gives rise to the protein MTANNEKPPRFWGDKRYHSWNQHLRARFGEKVMKVSLNAGLTCPNRDGTAGRGGCVFCCPQGSGACAGDPSEAIRDQFRQVRERLRSKWSQGKYIAYFQAFSNTYGDPRLLRRLYEEALAQEGVVGLSLSTRPDCLPDDVLDLLVELNGRTYLWVELGLQSIHDDTLRRINRGHDAATFYAALEKLRARGIRVCVHIIYGLPGEGEEAMLETGRAVAAMDVQGVKFHSLHVMKGTRLAEWHAAGQVPLLDRDSYIRLVVDTLEILPPEMVIQRLTGDAPRELLVAPQWISRKWGTLQGIDRLLEERNSWQGKNYDCALPKQSD
- a CDS encoding DNA-methyltransferase — its product is MTREHSKKSAKELPHPLMRNSKAPNNRTLFLEPEDWQRYRAIPSVDELAVEHTADESKAVELTGDVLIGEALTRDAGIGAQPACRWQADRIYCGDALVGMSRLPARSVDLIFADPPYFGLKKDFGSGKRSNPWKTIEEYMEWTRAWFAEAARLLKPHGAIYVCCDWEYSGRVQEMLSDSFDVLNRITWRREKGRGAAKNWKNNMEDIWFAVVDSRQYIFNLEDVKFRKEIIAPYTTTDGKPKDWVETETGERFRMTCPPNIWTDLTVPFWSMPENTPHPTQKPEKLVERCILASSNPGALVLDPFMGSGTTAAVARRLGRHFIGFETNEDYVRLAMKRLDRVSLCGPA